The genomic segment TTTGAAAAGCAGGTTTTAAGTTTATTTCATTCTTTTTAATTCTTCTCAATAATCCTTCAAGAACAACAGCTTTTGTTTGAATAGATATTTCGTCAGGATTAAAAGGTGTAGTAAAAATTTCTTCATCAGAAGAATCATTTTCTATTCCTGTCTCCTTTCCAGACTCTCCTAATTCGTTATAAATAACATTTATAAAAGCATTTTCTTTCCATTTATTAAATCTTTCCTGATTATTTAAGAATTTCGCCCACTCAGTTGCATTTTCTTTATCAGATAAATTCTCATTAATTACACAAACATCTTCTCTAATTTCATCTCTCAATAACCATTTGATTTTACTAATAACTCCATACTCTTTTGATAAACCAAATGCAAAATCTTCATCAATAGTATAATCAGAACTTTCAAAAGTTAAAAGACTAGAATTTCTTAAATAAGTTATATCATAAGCTAAAACTCTTATTTTTTGTATATCTAAGAAATTGTTTTTTCTTCGTTCTATTATATTTAATGCTAATTCTACATTTATATTTCTATATGATTTAAAAAAATTATTTGAGACCTTAAATAATTCATAAAATTCTGTTTTTGTTAAATAAGCTTCTTCTTTATTTATCTTTTCTAACTCTAATAAAAGAGATAAAATTAATAAATAAGGTTTTCTAATTTCCATATTTTTATTTTCATTTTGATTAAATCTTGGATATTGAAAATATGCTAATGAATAATCTAGATATATATTAATAAACTGTGAATCACTCATATTATTTTCTAAAAACTCATTCTGCTCAACAATATATTTATTATTTTCTTTTCTTGTTTGTAATAAACCTAAGAAATTTATTAGCGTTATAATTTGTCCAAAATAGCTAGGATTTTCTTTTTTATCAAAAACTATAGGACATATTTCTTTTAATTCATCATAATCTTTACCAAAAACCTTTGAAATAAATTTATCATATATATTATAAACATTATCTGTATTCATAACTTGAACATTTGGAATATTCCAATACATCTTTTTTGCTTCACTCATTAATTATTCCTAAAGTTTTTTTAATAGCTTTTGCTATTGCTTTTGACATTAAAGGAGGTACTGCATTACCCACTTGTTTATATTGATTAGTCCTTGCACCAATAAATTGAAAATCATCTGGAAAAGATTGTATTCTAGCAGCTTCTCGAACAGTAAATGTTCTTTCCTGACTAGAATCTGGATGAATAAATAAATTACCATCCTTAGATAAATGGGCAACTATTGTTAAACTTGGTTTATCAAACCGTTGAACTTTATATTTATTAATAAAGTGATCAGGATCATAATTAACTAGATCAGGTCTTAAGTCAACTAAATCTTTCAGTAACCAATTATTTTTACTTAAAAGTTTGTATCTTTCTCTATCTTTTTCATTATGTTTTCTTGCAACATGATTATACAACTTATCTGTATTTTCTTTTCGCATTATTTTAATATAATCATTATTACTATTTGATTTAAAAGAAACTTCTTCTTTTCCTTCCCCTGGAAATAATTTAGGTAAATCAGAAATTGCCTCTTCAACTGTAACAAACTTTAACAACTTAGTATCTTCTTCACAAGGTCCATAATGTGTTTTTTCTATTAAATTATATATATCTTTTGATTTAATCTTAAGTTCTTTTTTTATACCAATAAGAATAACTCTTTTTCTTAATTGAGGAACTCCATAATTAACAGAATTTAATACAATCCTTTCTTCATCATTATAAACATCATAACCATTCTTTTCAAACTCTTTAATTATTTCTGGGAAAATTCTATAACCATTTGGTTTTGAAGTTAATAGTCCTGTAACATTTTCAAAAATAAATATTTTTGGTTTGATTCTTGTAAGACATTCAATATAGTGTTTATATAAATAGTTCCTCTTGTCATTTTTCATTGAATTAGGGTCTTGAGCCCTTCCTACTGATGAAAATGCTTGACAAGGCGGACCACCTAAAAGAATATCTACTTCTTTTCCATCTAATAGTTTTATAATTTTATCAATATTGTTATGATTTGTTAAATCATAATTTAATACCTTTTTCTTTATTTGACTAGATTCTCCACCATAATATTTTAATCTATTTGATAGTGTTTCACACGCTTTTTCATCTATGTCAACGTGACATAAACCTTCAAATCCTAATTGTAGAAAACCTTCTGATAAACCACCACAACCAGCAAATAAATCTACAAAAGTAAATATTTTATTATTAATATAGTTTTTCATTTAGCCTTTCATTATTTAATTTTCTTAAATATTTTTAATTAAATTTATTTTTATTCATAGCTAATATCTAAAAAATTATTATAATTTTTTAGACTTTATATAGTTATTTAAACTTTGTCTAGTTCCAACTTCAATAATTTTACTTATGCTTGAGATAGAAACTTTTTTTTTCAATAATTCTTTAATTTTGTCTAAATGTTTATCATAGATAGATTTAACAATGGCACCTTTTTTTCTACCTAATTTTATTCCCTGAGCTTTTCTTAAAGCTAATGCCGATTTAGTTCGTTCACTTATAAAATTTTTTTCCATTTGGGCAAAACAGCTTAGTAATGTAAGCATCATGTCATTTATAGGATTTGAAATACTACCATCTACAATTAAACCATCTTGAATTATATGTAAAACAATACCTTTTGTTTTTATCTCCTCGATAATTCTTAAAACTTCTATTGTACTTCTACCTAATCTATCAAGCTTAGTGACAATCAAAATATCATTTTTTTTCAATTCATGTATTGTCTTGTCTATTAATCTATCTTTCTTATTTTTTGACGAAGTGATATCTATTTCTACAATTTCAGATAATAAAAAATTGTTTTTATGTGCATATTCAAGTATTTCACTTCTTTGGGTTTTTGTAGATTGTGTTGATGTTGATACTCTAGTGTATACATAAACTAAAGAATTAGACATTGCTTTTCCACAGATTGTAAGTTTAAATATGACAATTATATCTAAACTTTACAATTATGACAAATTTAAAAATATGTATTTACTTTACAATAATACAATTTTTAATGTTCATCTATACTTACTTATTTTATATTATAAATAATTTCTGTTTTTAACTTCTGTTTTTTTATCTCTTTAATTGAAAGATTATCAATATTTATATTCATTAATTCATCTATACTCTGAATATTATTTTGAGCTAATAACCTTAAAATTATACCTCTATATGCTTTTGCCCAATGGCTAACAACTTTACCATCTTTTATAAACTTCATTGTTGTATATGGTTTCTTTATTGTATAAAATTTTTCATAGAATCCCGCTCTTAAATCAACTATATCATCATCTTTAAGATAATTATCTAATGAATTAGAAAATTTTTCATTATAAAATTTTTCTAATTCAAAATCTCCAATTTTTT from the Aliarcobacter cryaerophilus ATCC 43158 genome contains:
- a CDS encoding DNA cytosine methyltransferase, coding for MKNYINNKIFTFVDLFAGCGGLSEGFLQLGFEGLCHVDIDEKACETLSNRLKYYGGESSQIKKKVLNYDLTNHNNIDKIIKLLDGKEVDILLGGPPCQAFSSVGRAQDPNSMKNDKRNYLYKHYIECLTRIKPKIFIFENVTGLLTSKPNGYRIFPEIIKEFEKNGYDVYNDEERIVLNSVNYGVPQLRKRVILIGIKKELKIKSKDIYNLIEKTHYGPCEEDTKLLKFVTVEEAISDLPKLFPGEGKEEVSFKSNSNNDYIKIMRKENTDKLYNHVARKHNEKDRERYKLLSKNNWLLKDLVDLRPDLVNYDPDHFINKYKVQRFDKPSLTIVAHLSKDGNLFIHPDSSQERTFTVREAARIQSFPDDFQFIGARTNQYKQVGNAVPPLMSKAIAKAIKKTLGIINE
- a CDS encoding recombinase family protein, which encodes MSNSLVYVYTRVSTSTQSTKTQRSEILEYAHKNNFLLSEIVEIDITSSKNKKDRLIDKTIHELKKNDILIVTKLDRLGRSTIEVLRIIEEIKTKGIVLHIIQDGLIVDGSISNPINDMMLTLLSCFAQMEKNFISERTKSALALRKAQGIKLGRKKGAIVKSIYDKHLDKIKELLKKKVSISSISKIIEVGTRQSLNNYIKSKKL